The following proteins come from a genomic window of Tepidiforma thermophila:
- a CDS encoding diacylglycerol/lipid kinase family protein: MTEVRTATLLVNPAARGVARRFDAAQVVRRLEERGIEVRLAVPGSPEEATAEARAAAARGDDLCFVVGGDGTLRQAAEGLAGSATALAAIPAGTVNIWARETGIPQDVLAAVDLHLAGQTAAMDLGRANGHAFLLMAGIGWDAEIAAGVNPRLKRAAGDLAYILNALVHLPALRTHPARWRADGRSYREPLAWMVLGNTRLYGGRIHLTPEARVDDGRLDLVAFCPHGPGETLAMAVRVLAGRREGRHVVGGRFAEIAVETPGLPVQLDGDTVGATPMTFRVEPGALRVRVPAGPLPALWGGGAQGPGW, from the coding sequence ATGACCGAGGTACGCACCGCTACCCTGCTTGTGAACCCCGCAGCGCGCGGGGTCGCGCGGCGGTTCGATGCTGCGCAGGTGGTTCGCCGCCTCGAGGAGCGGGGCATCGAGGTGCGCCTGGCGGTGCCCGGTTCGCCCGAGGAGGCGACTGCCGAAGCGCGGGCCGCGGCCGCGCGGGGCGACGACCTCTGCTTCGTGGTCGGCGGCGACGGCACGCTGCGGCAGGCGGCCGAGGGGCTCGCCGGGAGCGCCACCGCGCTGGCCGCCATCCCGGCCGGCACGGTGAACATCTGGGCCCGCGAAACCGGCATCCCCCAGGACGTGCTCGCGGCCGTCGACCTCCACCTCGCGGGGCAAACGGCCGCGATGGACCTGGGCCGGGCGAACGGCCATGCCTTTCTGCTGATGGCCGGCATCGGCTGGGATGCCGAGATTGCGGCAGGGGTGAACCCCCGGCTGAAGCGCGCGGCCGGCGACCTCGCCTACATCCTCAACGCGCTCGTCCACCTGCCGGCCCTGCGGACCCACCCGGCGCGCTGGCGGGCCGACGGCCGCAGCTACCGGGAGCCGCTCGCCTGGATGGTGCTGGGGAATACGCGGCTGTACGGCGGCCGGATCCACCTGACCCCGGAGGCGCGGGTCGATGACGGGCGGCTCGACCTGGTCGCCTTTTGCCCGCACGGGCCCGGGGAGACGCTGGCGATGGCCGTCCGGGTGCTCGCCGGCCGGCGCGAGGGCCGGCACGTTGTCGGCGGGCGGTTCGCGGAGATCGCGGTCGAAACGCCGGGCCTGCCGGTGCAGCTCGACGGCGACACCGTCGGCGCCACGCCGATGACCTTCCGGGTCGAGCCCGGCGCGCTGCGGGTGCGGGTGCCGGCGGGGCCGCTCCCTGCGCTCTGGGGCGGCGGCGCCCAGGGGCCCGGCTGGTAA